The Heyndrickxia vini genome contains a region encoding:
- a CDS encoding response regulator transcription factor encodes MKKILLIEDEVSIAELQKDYLELSNFSVEIQHSGELGLKQALEEDYDLIILDIMLPEISGFEICKKIREVKNIPILLVSAKKEDIDKIRGLGLGADDYITKPFSPNELVARVKAHLARYDRLSGGSGLATTINVHGISIDKIARKVYINGEYVIFTTKEFDLLAFLVMHPNQVLSKEQLFERVWGLDTAADVSTVTVHIRKLREKIERDAAHPKYLETVWGAGYRFNV; translated from the coding sequence TTGAAAAAGATATTACTTATAGAGGATGAAGTAAGCATTGCAGAGTTACAAAAGGATTATCTTGAGCTTAGTAATTTTAGTGTTGAAATACAGCATTCAGGTGAATTGGGACTTAAACAGGCACTCGAAGAAGATTATGATCTAATTATATTGGATATTATGCTTCCTGAAATAAGCGGATTTGAAATATGCAAAAAAATAAGAGAGGTCAAAAATATACCGATATTATTAGTATCTGCCAAAAAAGAGGATATCGATAAAATTCGTGGTCTTGGCTTAGGGGCAGATGATTATATTACAAAGCCTTTTAGCCCTAATGAGCTTGTTGCACGGGTAAAGGCTCACTTAGCGCGTTACGATCGTTTATCGGGAGGGAGTGGACTAGCAACGACAATCAATGTCCACGGAATATCTATCGATAAAATAGCACGCAAAGTGTATATAAATGGTGAATACGTCATATTTACCACAAAGGAATTTGATTTACTAGCATTCCTAGTTATGCACCCAAACCAAGTATTAAGTAAAGAACAGTTATTCGAAAGAGTGTGGGGGTTAGATACTGCTGCAGATGTTTCCACAGTCACCGTACATATTCGGAAGTTACGTGAAAAGATTGAAAGAGATGCCGCACATCCAAAATATTTGGAAACCGTGTGGGGAGCAGGCTATCGTTTTAATGTGTAG
- a CDS encoding sensor histidine kinase — MSIKTKFLLSYIGVILFSVALLLAATFLIIFTITGDLKSIERFYKNTYVQKPLTPAEENAFLDLKLMAKHNPEQLLDTSQLDKIDQKKISIVVRKNSKIMYSSPAFDINSLRKALPPFEETNINSRDTIQVNSLFFTYVKFDFRFADKDEGSIFVLRKVSSYAKLSQELFPILISLLLLLFIMIIGVLNYLVSRSIIKPIFILREGAERIKSGDLDFQITASSNNEIGQLNQAFEEMRIKLKESVELQLQYEDNRKELLSNISHDLKTPITSIIGYVEGIKDGVANTPEKMDKYLTTVYTKAKDMDLLIDELFLFSKLDLQKEQFSFETIEIVKYMLDYVEELSLDLLERNIHIKLNFTHKPIYVIADREKLKRVLANLISNCVKYMDKKEKHIVISLFEKSNNLIVQVKDNGPGIKPEALPHIFNRFYRAEQSRNSQTGGSGLGLAIVKKIIIEHGGEIWATSKLGKGTSVFFSLNKVQKKGE; from the coding sequence GTGTCAATTAAAACAAAATTTCTATTGTCGTATATCGGGGTCATTCTTTTCTCCGTCGCTTTATTGTTGGCAGCTACATTTTTAATTATTTTTACGATAACAGGGGATTTGAAATCAATTGAGCGTTTTTATAAAAATACGTATGTTCAAAAGCCATTGACACCAGCAGAGGAGAACGCTTTTCTTGATTTAAAGCTGATGGCAAAGCATAATCCTGAACAGCTATTGGATACAAGTCAGTTGGATAAAATTGATCAGAAGAAAATAAGTATTGTTGTTAGAAAGAATTCTAAAATCATGTATTCTTCACCTGCATTTGATATAAATTCATTGCGTAAAGCACTGCCCCCCTTTGAGGAAACGAATATAAATTCGCGGGATACTATTCAGGTAAACAGTTTATTTTTTACTTATGTAAAATTTGATTTTCGTTTTGCAGATAAGGATGAAGGGAGTATTTTTGTTCTTAGAAAAGTAAGTTCATATGCTAAGTTATCTCAGGAATTATTCCCAATACTAATCAGCTTACTGCTGCTTCTTTTTATTATGATTATAGGTGTACTAAACTATTTAGTTTCACGAAGCATTATTAAACCGATATTTATTTTAAGAGAAGGTGCCGAACGAATAAAATCCGGAGATTTAGATTTTCAAATTACCGCTTCCTCAAATAATGAGATTGGACAGTTGAATCAGGCATTTGAAGAAATGAGAATTAAATTAAAGGAATCCGTGGAACTTCAGCTTCAATACGAAGATAATCGAAAGGAATTACTATCAAATATTTCGCATGATTTAAAAACACCTATAACATCGATTATTGGTTATGTAGAGGGAATAAAAGACGGTGTAGCAAATACTCCGGAAAAAATGGATAAATATTTGACAACTGTTTACACAAAAGCAAAGGATATGGACTTATTAATTGATGAATTATTCTTATTTTCTAAATTGGATTTACAGAAAGAACAATTTTCATTTGAAACGATAGAAATTGTTAAATATATGTTGGATTACGTTGAGGAATTGTCACTTGATCTACTTGAGCGGAATATTCATATAAAATTGAATTTTACACATAAGCCGATTTATGTAATAGCTGATAGAGAAAAGCTAAAACGTGTTTTGGCTAATTTAATTAGCAATTGTGTGAAGTATATGGATAAGAAGGAAAAACATATTGTTATTTCTCTCTTTGAAAAGTCTAATAATCTAATTGTCCAGGTGAAAGACAATGGACCTGGGATTAAACCTGAGGCCTTACCACATATTTTTAACCGTTTTTATCGTGCTGAACAGTCTCGAAATTCACAAACGGGTGGAAGTGGATTAGGGCTGGCTATCGTCAAAAAAATAATTATTGAGCATGGTGGAGAAATATGGGCTACCAGCAAATTAGGTAAAGGGACTAGTGTCTTCTTTTCCTTAAATAAAGTTCAGAAAAAAGGTGAATAG